From Xiphophorus maculatus strain JP 163 A chromosome 12, X_maculatus-5.0-male, whole genome shotgun sequence, the proteins below share one genomic window:
- the fabp1 gene encoding fatty acid-binding protein, liver codes for MSFSGKYQLESHENFEAFMKIVGIPDELIQKGKDLKSISEVEETGDDFKVTVTTGSNVITNCFTIGKETELQTLTGEKVKGVVVRDGNKLKVSLKGIESVTELTDANTIVNTMSVGGIVYKRISKRM; via the exons ATGTCTTTCAGTGGGAAATACCAGCTGGAGTCTCATGAGAACTTTGAGGCGTTTATGAAGATTGTTG GTATTCCTGATGAACTCATCCAGAAAGGTAAAGATCTTAAGAGCATCTCTGAGGTTGAAGAGACTGGTGATGACTTCAAGGTGACAGTCACTACTGGCTCAAATGTCATTACCAACTGCTTCACCATTGGAAAAGAGACAGAGCTGCAAACCCTAActggagagaaggtcaaa GGAGTGGTGGTTCGTGACGGCAACAAGCTGAAGGTTTCTCTTAAAGGAATCGAGTCGGTCACAGAACTGACTGATGCCAACACTATTGTAAAT acgATGTCTGTTGGCGGCATTGTTTACAAGAGGATAAGCAAACGCATGTAA